From Hymenobacter monticola, one genomic window encodes:
- a CDS encoding ThiF family adenylyltransferase: MNARESEFYPLLGDAVEAVTLTIPKAVELVQALQSQGLPYMRLVNCLRFEDHEVVVVDVEPEVPQHPVHDVRSVERIAIVYAQVDTDHQTILALRRDFPLVPHLHFGDEGMPRSLCLYQTAYADLKPTWTAAALLRQLQHWLTQTARGELHAADQALEQAFYAPRERLVLPSAFFAPDASAVLEPIIVRFASKVLGQITLVASPVSAVSATEGQQAQLASFVYTAQPQVHGLIHEQPRTLAALQDYLAETDAGFTHALRQHLFALKGAPSFDSGLKLLIIIRLPKRRTATGAVEAMEVWGFASSSTLAEIGTDLGIWEVYENNLAQLFPIDSAKTGQESTLILLNPVCALTRKLAAAYNGLRPTETRFVAIGAGSLGSQVVNNLVRAGQGNWVWLDEDQYLPHNAARHYLPGNLVGHGKAQAMVSLLKGSH; the protein is encoded by the coding sequence ATGAACGCACGCGAATCAGAATTTTATCCGTTGCTAGGGGACGCAGTAGAAGCTGTGACTCTGACAATACCGAAAGCCGTTGAATTGGTGCAAGCCCTGCAAAGTCAGGGCTTGCCCTATATGCGGCTGGTGAATTGTCTACGTTTCGAAGACCACGAGGTAGTCGTAGTTGATGTCGAGCCCGAGGTGCCCCAGCATCCGGTCCACGACGTGCGCAGTGTTGAGCGAATAGCGATTGTCTATGCTCAGGTGGATACCGACCACCAGACTATTCTGGCGTTACGCCGAGACTTCCCCTTGGTGCCACACCTCCATTTTGGCGACGAAGGAATGCCTCGCAGCCTGTGCCTGTACCAAACTGCCTACGCCGACCTGAAACCGACTTGGACGGCAGCAGCTCTTCTTCGGCAGCTGCAGCACTGGTTAACCCAAACGGCACGTGGAGAACTGCACGCCGCTGACCAAGCCCTGGAGCAGGCATTTTATGCACCCAGGGAGCGGCTCGTGTTGCCATCTGCCTTTTTTGCGCCCGATGCGTCGGCTGTTCTAGAGCCCATCATAGTGCGTTTCGCCAGCAAAGTGCTTGGTCAGATAACGTTGGTAGCGTCGCCTGTATCTGCAGTTTCAGCCACCGAAGGCCAGCAAGCCCAGTTGGCTAGTTTTGTCTATACAGCCCAGCCGCAGGTGCACGGCCTCATTCACGAACAACCACGTACGCTCGCCGCGCTCCAAGATTACTTAGCTGAAACCGACGCCGGTTTTACGCACGCGCTGCGGCAGCACCTGTTTGCACTAAAGGGGGCTCCCTCCTTTGATAGTGGGCTGAAGCTTCTGATTATCATACGGCTTCCCAAGCGGCGGACGGCGACGGGAGCGGTCGAAGCGATGGAGGTGTGGGGATTTGCTTCGTCCAGTACACTAGCTGAAATCGGTACAGACCTCGGAATTTGGGAAGTATACGAAAACAATCTAGCTCAACTGTTTCCAATCGACTCAGCTAAAACGGGTCAGGAGAGCACCCTGATTTTACTTAACCCGGTTTGTGCACTGACCCGTAAGCTGGCAGCTGCCTATAATGGCCTGCGGCCCACCGAGACCCGTTTCGTAGCTATTGGAGCGGGTAGTTTGGGGTCGCAAGTAGTGAATAACTTGGTGCGCGCCGGGCAGGGCAATTGGGTTTGGCTGGATGAGGACCAGTATTTACCTCATAATGCAGCTCGTCACTACCTGCCAGGTAATCTGGTTGGTCATGGCAAAGCACAGGCGATGGTGTCGCTGTTGAAGGGGTCGCACTAG
- a CDS encoding Tn3 family transposase: protein MPVEFLSDEQAARFGCYADEPSPEQLARFFYLSAADGHLLAARRRPANKLGCAVQLCTLRFLGTFLTDPLRVPTVVVQTLAEQLHLPADALAAYRTRPNTWYDHQARIVAHLGYTPFDGRQAFRLTRWLYAQVLTSTVRPSVLFDLTTAHLVAQRVVLPGVSLLARLIARVRERTGRHLYRQLRTRLNPPQQAALETLLTVPAGERLTHLERLRTPPTRVSAPALAAALRRVDEIRALGVSAVPVADLPEARLARLARHAQLAWAQTLVRMGEERRLATLLVFAQTLERTATDDVLDLFDSLLTSLALRGETKRRRERLRSLKDLDQAALLLQQAVELLLDEAVPAGQVRQQVFDRLGQAPLRAAAATVQALASPPEDPLAEALSGSYATVRRFLPALLTGIAFEGTPTARPLLEAWAFLQGQEAGGRGRPKWSAAPRTVVPKGWARRVFPAKGEVNPQAYTLCVLERLQQAVRRRDVFVPTSERHADPRAELLRGAAWEAARDSVARALDRSLNPAVELARLGQLLRTAYAEVGEHLAQNTALQVVEQDGQPVVTLSALPAQDESDLLAHVREQLAAALPQVEVAALLREVDAFTGFAAAFTHVADGQPAAADLPLSICAVLLAQACNLGLKTVARADVPALTLARLAWVQQNYLRAETLTAANARLVDAQAGLPLAQAWGGGEVASADGMRFVVPVRTLHAGWNRKYFGSQRGVTYYNFTSDQFTGFHGIVIPGTLRDSLFILAGLLEQQTRLDPREIMADTHGYSDVVFGLFSLLGYRFSPRLADLADQRFWRLEKEDDYGPLNELGRHVVNARLIHDHWDDMLGLAGSLKLGKVKATAVMRTLQRAGSLSGLGRAVAELGRVEKTLYLLAYVQDEAYRRRILVQLNRGEGRHAVARAVFHGKKGELRQRYREGMEDQLGALGLVVNALVLWNTRYLQHALERWQQTEGVLNPDDVARLSPLLHEHVNMLGRYDFSLPEDIAAGEMRPLRNPASWEERLAEFP from the coding sequence ATGCCCGTAGAATTCCTCAGTGACGAGCAGGCCGCCCGCTTCGGCTGCTATGCCGACGAGCCCAGCCCCGAACAGCTGGCCCGGTTCTTTTACCTGAGCGCAGCCGATGGCCACCTCCTGGCCGCGCGCCGACGCCCCGCCAACAAACTCGGGTGTGCCGTGCAGCTCTGCACCCTGCGCTTTCTGGGCACCTTCCTGACCGACCCGTTGCGGGTGCCGACCGTGGTGGTGCAGACGCTGGCCGAGCAGCTGCACCTGCCCGCGGACGCCTTGGCCGCGTACCGGACCCGGCCGAACACGTGGTACGACCACCAGGCCCGGATTGTGGCCCACCTCGGGTACACCCCGTTTGACGGGCGGCAGGCGTTTCGGCTCACCCGCTGGCTCTACGCGCAGGTGCTGACGAGCACCGTCCGGCCCAGCGTGCTGTTTGACTTGACCACGGCCCACCTGGTCGCGCAGCGGGTCGTCTTGCCCGGCGTCTCGCTGCTGGCCCGCCTGATTGCGCGGGTCCGCGAGCGCACCGGCCGCCACCTCTACCGCCAGCTGCGCACGCGCCTGAACCCGCCCCAGCAAGCGGCGCTGGAAACCCTGTTGACTGTACCGGCCGGGGAGCGGCTCACCCACCTGGAGCGCCTGCGCACCCCGCCCACCCGCGTGTCCGCCCCGGCGCTGGCCGCTGCCTTGCGCCGGGTGGACGAAATCCGCGCCCTGGGTGTGAGCGCCGTGCCCGTAGCCGACTTACCCGAAGCCCGGTTGGCGCGCTTGGCCCGCCACGCCCAGCTGGCCTGGGCGCAGACGCTGGTGCGCATGGGCGAGGAACGCCGGCTGGCCACGCTGCTGGTCTTCGCCCAGACCTTGGAGCGCACGGCCACGGACGACGTGCTCGACCTCTTCGACAGTCTGCTCACGTCGCTGGCCCTGCGGGGCGAAACCAAGCGCCGGCGCGAACGCCTGCGCTCGCTCAAGGACCTGGACCAGGCCGCGCTGCTGCTCCAGCAGGCCGTCGAGCTGCTCCTCGACGAGGCCGTACCAGCCGGGCAGGTGCGCCAGCAGGTGTTCGACCGCCTGGGCCAGGCGCCCTTGCGTGCCGCGGCGGCCACCGTGCAGGCATTGGCCAGTCCACCGGAGGACCCGTTGGCGGAAGCGCTGAGCGGCAGTTATGCCACGGTGCGCCGGTTTTTGCCCGCGCTGCTGACCGGCATCGCCTTCGAGGGAACGCCCACCGCCAGGCCCCTGCTGGAGGCCTGGGCCTTTTTGCAGGGGCAGGAAGCCGGCGGCCGGGGCCGCCCGAAGTGGTCGGCCGCGCCCCGCACGGTGGTCCCAAAGGGGTGGGCCCGGCGGGTGTTCCCGGCCAAAGGAGAAGTGAATCCGCAGGCCTACACCCTTTGCGTGCTGGAACGGCTGCAGCAGGCCGTGCGCCGCCGCGACGTGTTTGTGCCGACCAGCGAGCGCCACGCCGACCCGCGGGCCGAGCTGTTGCGCGGTGCGGCCTGGGAGGCGGCGCGGGACTCGGTGGCCCGGGCCCTGGACCGTTCCCTGAACCCGGCGGTGGAACTGGCCCGTCTGGGGCAGCTGCTGCGCACGGCGTATGCCGAGGTCGGGGAGCACCTAGCGCAGAACACCGCCCTGCAGGTGGTCGAGCAAGACGGCCAGCCGGTCGTCACGCTCAGCGCCTTGCCGGCACAAGACGAGTCAGATTTGCTGGCGCACGTGCGCGAGCAGCTGGCGGCTGCCCTGCCCCAGGTCGAAGTAGCGGCCCTGTTGCGGGAGGTGGACGCGTTTACCGGCTTTGCCGCCGCCTTTACCCACGTGGCCGACGGGCAGCCCGCAGCCGCCGACCTGCCGCTCAGTATCTGTGCCGTGCTACTAGCCCAGGCGTGCAACCTGGGGCTGAAAACCGTCGCCCGGGCTGACGTGCCGGCCCTGACGCTGGCGCGCTTGGCGTGGGTGCAGCAAAACTACCTGCGCGCCGAAACGCTCACCGCCGCCAATGCCCGCCTGGTGGATGCTCAAGCGGGGCTGCCCCTGGCGCAGGCCTGGGGCGGCGGGGAGGTGGCCTCGGCCGATGGCATGCGCTTCGTCGTGCCCGTGCGTACGCTGCACGCCGGCTGGAACCGCAAATACTTCGGGTCCCAGCGTGGGGTGACGTATTATAACTTCACCAGCGACCAGTTCACGGGCTTCCACGGCATCGTCATTCCGGGTACGCTGCGCGACTCTTTGTTCATCCTGGCCGGGTTGCTGGAACAACAAACCCGCCTGGACCCGCGCGAAATCATGGCCGATACCCACGGCTACAGCGACGTGGTATTTGGCCTGTTTTCGCTGCTGGGCTACCGCTTCAGCCCCCGCCTGGCCGACTTGGCGGACCAGCGCTTCTGGCGGCTGGAAAAAGAGGACGACTACGGTCCGCTCAACGAGTTGGGCCGCCACGTGGTCAACGCCCGCCTGATTCACGACCACTGGGACGACATGCTGGGCCTGGCCGGCTCCCTGAAACTCGGCAAAGTCAAGGCCACGGCCGTCATGCGCACCCTGCAACGGGCGGGCTCCCTCTCGGGCCTGGGGCGGGCCGTCGCGGAGTTGGGCCGCGTCGAAAAAACGCTGTACCTGCTGGCCTACGTGCAGGACGAGGCCTACCGCCGGCGCATCCTGGTCCAGCTCAACCGGGGCGAGGGACGGCACGCCGTGGCCCGGGCGGTCTTCCACGGCAAAAAAGGCGAGCTACGCCAGCGCTACCGCGAGGGCATGGAGGACCAGTTGGGCGCCCTTGGACTCGTGGTCAACGCCCTGGTGCTGTGGAACACCCGCTATCTGCAGCACGCCCTGGAACGGTGGCAGCAGACGGAAGGCGTGCTGAACCCGGACGACGTGGCGCGCCTCTCGCCCTTGCTGCACGAGCACGTCAACATGCTGGGCCGCTACGATTTCAGCTTGCCCGAAGACATTGCCGCCGGCGAAATGCGCCCGTTGCGCAACCCCGCCAGCTGGGAAGAACGGCTGGCCGAATTTCCTTAG
- the omp85 gene encoding Omp85 family outer membrane protein, whose protein sequence is MKTSLLRTWLTASLGLCAAAASAQQVDSLSFIRSKRMSDADLAKKREGLFVTGLPDLSSDPVTGFGVGVKTNIIWNGTRDNPLFAYTPYLTRLRANAAYFTTNAREFTLSLDVPYYKGTRWRYRVDFKAQQNPANLYFGSSEATLGRLRLPSNPDVTFATYAQYDAARKTLRPGQAGEAAEVTDALSNRFRETEFMLNLKADYALGKGRWRVMGGYEIQHLSYDTFQGTKAEATCNGEETTAPNGTSLLQRDAQQGRIFGLDGGWVSILQTALIHDTRDFEPDPTRGVYFEAANEFSSPVIGSQFRFNKLFFQGRAYRKLPVGPRTVLAGRFGVGNIFGKEAPFFEFQDQWSPDGSINALGGRQSLRGYRANRFLARSLAFANAELRIRLADVKLGKQNFGLGVAPFADAGTVRDRWQDLGLRDVRFSYGAGARIAWNLSTMLYADYGVSKEDRLFYFGIGQNF, encoded by the coding sequence ATGAAAACAAGCCTGTTGCGTACCTGGCTCACAGCCTCCCTGGGCCTGTGCGCCGCCGCGGCCTCTGCCCAGCAAGTGGACAGCCTCTCCTTTATCCGCTCCAAGCGCATGTCGGACGCCGACCTGGCCAAAAAACGGGAAGGCCTGTTCGTGACCGGACTACCCGACCTGTCGTCCGACCCGGTCACGGGGTTCGGCGTGGGGGTCAAAACCAACATCATCTGGAACGGCACCCGCGACAATCCGCTGTTTGCCTACACGCCTTACCTCACACGCCTGCGCGCCAACGCGGCGTACTTTACCACCAACGCCCGCGAGTTCACCCTGTCCCTGGACGTGCCCTACTACAAGGGCACGCGCTGGCGCTACCGCGTCGACTTCAAGGCCCAGCAAAACCCAGCCAACCTGTACTTCGGCTCGTCCGAGGCCACGCTCGGCCGCCTGCGCCTGCCCTCGAACCCGGACGTGACGTTTGCCACCTACGCCCAGTACGACGCGGCCCGCAAAACCCTGCGGCCGGGGCAGGCCGGCGAAGCCGCGGAGGTTACCGATGCCCTGTCCAACCGGTTCCGGGAAACCGAGTTTATGCTCAACCTGAAAGCTGACTATGCCCTGGGCAAAGGTCGCTGGCGCGTGATGGGCGGCTACGAGATTCAACACCTCTCCTACGACACGTTCCAGGGCACGAAGGCCGAAGCGACCTGTAACGGCGAAGAAACCACGGCGCCTAACGGCACGTCGCTGCTACAGCGCGATGCGCAGCAGGGGCGCATCTTTGGCCTGGACGGGGGGTGGGTATCCATCCTGCAGACGGCGCTGATTCACGACACGCGGGACTTCGAGCCCGACCCGACCCGCGGAGTGTACTTTGAAGCAGCCAACGAGTTTTCCAGCCCCGTCATCGGCTCGCAGTTCCGCTTCAACAAGCTGTTTTTTCAGGGCCGGGCCTACCGCAAGCTGCCCGTGGGCCCGCGCACGGTGCTGGCCGGCCGGTTCGGCGTGGGCAACATTTTCGGGAAAGAAGCCCCGTTCTTTGAGTTTCAGGACCAGTGGAGCCCCGACGGCAGCATCAACGCGCTGGGGGGGCGGCAGTCGCTGCGCGGCTACCGGGCCAACCGCTTCCTGGCCCGCTCGCTGGCGTTTGCCAACGCCGAGCTCCGCATCCGGCTGGCCGATGTCAAGCTGGGCAAGCAGAACTTCGGGCTGGGGGTGGCCCCGTTTGCGGATGCCGGCACAGTGCGCGACCGGTGGCAAGACCTGGGCCTGCGCGACGTCCGGTTTTCGTACGGAGCCGGGGCACGCATTGCCTGGAACCTCTCGACCATGCTCTACGCGGATTACGGCGTATCCAAGGAAGACCGGCTGTTCTATTTCGGCATCGGGCAAAACTTCTAA
- a CDS encoding phosphatase PAP2 family protein produces the protein MAQALLVPTLLLTAGALTTHRVEALESDEELREEIREHMGRPTTTLDNQLRYLPGAVTLGLGLAGVPGRHKPVDQLLLAALAFTLNDAVTSNLKKLTQVQRPDGSDFHSFPSQHTSLAFASATFLHKEYGGRSVWYSVGGYSVAAATGGIRMAKDVHWFSDVLAGAGVGILSTQAAYWLYPLVTKPLRKVLGNRALVVPSYQQGAIGATAVMAW, from the coding sequence GTGGCGCAGGCGCTGCTGGTGCCTACGCTGCTGCTTACGGCCGGCGCCCTGACCACCCACCGGGTGGAGGCGCTGGAATCGGACGAGGAACTGCGGGAGGAAATCCGCGAGCATATGGGCCGGCCCACGACGACGCTCGACAACCAGCTCCGGTACCTGCCAGGGGCCGTAACGCTCGGCCTGGGCCTAGCCGGGGTGCCGGGCCGTCACAAACCCGTGGACCAGCTGCTGCTGGCGGCGCTGGCCTTCACCCTCAACGATGCGGTGACCAGCAACCTGAAGAAGCTCACGCAGGTGCAGCGCCCCGACGGTTCCGACTTCCATTCCTTTCCCAGCCAGCACACCAGCCTGGCCTTCGCCTCGGCTACGTTCCTGCACAAGGAATACGGCGGGCGCAGCGTCTGGTACAGCGTGGGCGGCTACTCTGTAGCAGCGGCCACAGGTGGTATTCGCATGGCCAAAGACGTGCATTGGTTTTCCGATGTGCTGGCCGGAGCCGGCGTGGGCATTCTGTCAACGCAGGCCGCGTACTGGCTGTACCCGCTGGTAACAAAACCACTGCGCAAGGTGCTGGGCAACCGGGCGCTGGTCGTGCCCAGCTACCAGCAGGGGGCCATCGGGGCCACCGCCGTCATGGCGTGGTAA
- a CDS encoding sensor histidine kinase: protein MKLLAATNRYYLLLATVLFTAGSVFLYYGVRWTLQSEVEERLFQQRDYLRAQVQRIGHLPGTPFEGRMQLSAQPQPEGLRDTLLLEPLENELEPYRQLTFQLPLNGQTQWVSLSKALLETHDVQRLIVLLLVGVLGTLLLGVVGLNRWLTRRLWAPFEQTLHQLRGYDVRQHQVLHLPDTHIEEFAQLNHTLTHLSERVAADYMLLKEFTENAAHETRTPLAIMQAKLEQLLQLPDLPAPAGPLVGDLYAAVQRLARLHQGLTLLSKIENQQFAAAQPVPLAELLREKLAQLEEFIQQKELQLDVQLNAAPLLMLHPALADSLLSNLLHNAIRHNLPGGLLRVQLSATELVITNAGPALAAQQKPAQFFERFRKQNAASDSPGLGLSIVQSIAAFYGFTVAYDYAPDPARHTLRVRFAPVSPRS from the coding sequence ATGAAGCTGCTGGCCGCCACCAACCGCTACTACCTGCTGCTGGCCACCGTGCTCTTCACGGCCGGCAGTGTGTTCCTCTACTACGGCGTGCGCTGGACGCTGCAAAGCGAAGTGGAGGAGCGCCTGTTTCAGCAGCGCGACTACTTGCGGGCGCAGGTGCAGCGCATCGGCCACCTGCCCGGCACCCCGTTTGAGGGCCGCATGCAGCTCAGTGCGCAGCCGCAGCCGGAAGGGCTGCGCGATACCCTGCTGCTGGAGCCCCTGGAAAACGAGTTGGAGCCCTACCGCCAGCTCACGTTTCAGCTGCCGCTGAACGGGCAAACCCAGTGGGTATCGCTCAGCAAGGCCCTGCTGGAAACCCATGACGTGCAGCGCCTGATTGTGCTGTTGCTGGTGGGGGTGCTGGGCACGCTGCTGCTGGGCGTGGTGGGGCTCAACCGCTGGCTGACCCGCCGCCTCTGGGCCCCGTTTGAGCAGACCCTCCACCAGCTGCGCGGCTACGACGTGCGCCAGCACCAGGTGCTACACCTGCCTGATACCCATATTGAGGAGTTCGCCCAGCTCAACCACACGCTCACCCACCTGAGCGAGCGGGTCGCGGCCGACTACATGTTGCTCAAAGAGTTCACGGAAAACGCGGCTCACGAAACCCGCACCCCGCTGGCCATCATGCAGGCCAAGCTGGAACAGCTGCTCCAGCTGCCGGATTTGCCCGCGCCGGCCGGCCCCTTGGTGGGCGACCTGTACGCGGCCGTGCAGCGGCTGGCCCGTCTGCACCAGGGGCTGACGCTGCTCAGCAAAATTGAGAACCAGCAATTTGCCGCCGCCCAGCCGGTGCCGCTGGCGGAGTTGCTGCGGGAGAAACTGGCGCAACTGGAGGAGTTCATCCAGCAGAAGGAGTTGCAGCTGGACGTGCAATTAAATGCCGCGCCGTTGCTTATGCTGCACCCCGCGCTGGCCGATTCGCTGCTCAGTAACCTGCTGCACAACGCCATCCGGCACAACTTGCCGGGCGGCCTGTTGCGGGTGCAGCTGAGTGCCACCGAGCTGGTCATCACCAATGCCGGCCCCGCCCTGGCGGCGCAGCAGAAACCCGCACAGTTTTTCGAGCGGTTTCGCAAGCAGAATGCCGCTTCGGACTCGCCCGGCCTGGGCTTGTCCATCGTGCAGAGCATTGCTGCCTTCTATGGCTTTACCGTGGCATACGACTACGCCCCGGACCCGGCGCGGCATACGCTGCGCGTCCGGTTCGCCCCAGTGTCCCCCCGGTCCTGA
- a CDS encoding response regulator transcription factor codes for MKLLIVEDEPALRTSLVEYLRQDGYVVEAAASYEQAHEKIKLYQYDCVLLDLTLPDGNGLDVVRTLKADRSPAGVLIVSARGALDDKVLGLELGADDYLAKPFHLSELSARLKAIIRRRQFQGQRHLLFQELTVFPDQARVLVNGEPVTLTRKEFDLLLYLLTNPGRVLTKESIAEHVWGDAADAADSFDFLYTHLKNLRRKLQDKGAGDYIRSVYGVGYKFSAE; via the coding sequence GTGAAGCTGCTGATTGTAGAAGACGAGCCGGCCCTGCGCACTTCCCTGGTGGAGTACCTGCGCCAGGACGGCTATGTGGTGGAAGCAGCGGCCAGCTACGAACAGGCGCACGAGAAAATCAAGCTCTACCAGTACGACTGCGTGCTGCTGGATTTGACGCTGCCCGACGGCAACGGGCTGGACGTGGTGCGCACGCTCAAGGCCGACCGCTCCCCGGCCGGCGTGCTCATCGTCTCGGCCCGGGGCGCGCTCGACGACAAGGTGCTGGGCTTGGAGCTGGGGGCCGACGACTACCTGGCCAAGCCGTTTCACCTCTCGGAGCTGAGCGCCCGGCTGAAAGCCATCATCCGGCGGCGGCAGTTTCAGGGGCAGCGCCACCTACTGTTTCAGGAGTTGACCGTGTTTCCCGACCAGGCCCGGGTACTGGTCAACGGCGAGCCGGTAACGCTTACGCGCAAGGAATTTGACTTGCTGCTGTATTTGCTCACCAACCCCGGCCGCGTGCTGACGAAGGAGTCCATTGCCGAGCACGTCTGGGGCGACGCGGCCGATGCGGCCGACTCCTTCGACTTCCTTTACACCCACCTCAAGAACCTGCGGCGCAAGTTGCAGGACAAAGGAGCCGGCGACTACATCCGCTCCGTGTACGGGGTGGGCTACAAGTTTAGCGCGGAATGA
- a CDS encoding recombinase family protein, which produces MIFGYARVSTPDQQLHLQTDALQAYGCAEVAQEKVSSVKERPALQHLLTRLRTGDTLVVWKLDRLGRSLKDLVTLVSGFQQQGIHFVSLQDHLDTTTAQGRLMFNLFASLAEFERDIIRERTKAGLTAARARGRQGGRPKGLSKEALSKAQAAKTLYLQQDKTVAEIGQLLGVGRATIYRYLAYLGVATGGRAQEAA; this is translated from the coding sequence ATGATTTTCGGCTACGCCCGTGTTAGTACCCCCGACCAGCAGCTGCACCTGCAAACCGATGCCTTGCAGGCCTACGGCTGCGCGGAGGTCGCGCAGGAAAAAGTATCGTCCGTGAAAGAGCGCCCGGCGCTGCAGCACCTGCTGACCCGCCTGCGGACGGGCGATACGCTCGTGGTCTGGAAACTCGACCGACTGGGCCGCTCGCTCAAAGACCTGGTCACACTGGTCAGCGGCTTTCAGCAACAGGGAATTCACTTTGTCAGCCTGCAGGACCACCTGGACACAACCACCGCCCAGGGCCGGCTCATGTTTAACCTGTTTGCCTCGCTGGCTGAGTTTGAGCGCGACATCATTCGGGAGCGCACCAAGGCGGGCCTGACGGCGGCCCGGGCACGGGGGCGCCAGGGCGGCCGGCCTAAAGGTCTATCCAAAGAAGCCCTCTCCAAAGCCCAGGCCGCAAAAACGCTCTACCTGCAACAAGACAAAACGGTAGCAGAAATCGGGCAACTGCTGGGCGTGGGCCGGGCTACTATTTACCGTTACCTGGCCTATCTGGGGGTAGCAACCGGCGGAAGAGCGCAGGAAGCGGCCTAG
- a CDS encoding Mov34/MPN/PAD-1 family protein yields the protein MKNTYEQVGLQAIAVNVLRPAPAHLMTAYEAAEAVVDMSASVAVARHLALDVESPARRLSLFLNPSGTDLVLLAEPQDRAVRLDHLEMEYYRALVRQPTLEHHLFKRGQPIRYSHGCRDVSVQLPQDQVALHAAIGARAVRTAVAESGSRIKIWRAQPDLTVIAHEIEVFPYVEMRVGSWTVAVSQQLLREISKQRQERLPNETGGVLVGVFDTQHRRLYIVDHISSPTDSQEWPTAYYRGVEGVPEELTRISECTGRQVVYVGEWHSHPDRCSVRPSEDDKELFAYLQHERLTDGLPAVMAIAGEHGTTGWYVADIAAGAEHRLPI from the coding sequence TTGAAGAATACGTATGAGCAAGTTGGCTTGCAGGCCATTGCCGTTAATGTATTGCGCCCAGCCCCTGCACACTTAATGACAGCCTATGAAGCCGCTGAGGCGGTAGTAGATATGTCGGCATCGGTGGCAGTGGCACGGCACTTGGCACTGGATGTAGAGAGTCCTGCCCGCCGCTTGTCGCTTTTTTTGAATCCGTCGGGAACGGACCTCGTGTTGCTGGCGGAGCCCCAGGACCGTGCGGTGCGGCTCGACCACTTGGAGATGGAGTACTACCGAGCATTGGTGCGGCAGCCCACCCTGGAGCACCACCTTTTCAAGCGAGGACAGCCTATCCGGTATTCGCATGGGTGCCGTGATGTTTCTGTTCAGTTACCGCAGGACCAAGTGGCGTTGCACGCCGCCATCGGAGCTCGGGCGGTGCGCACGGCGGTGGCTGAGTCAGGGAGCCGAATCAAAATTTGGCGGGCACAGCCGGATTTGACCGTAATAGCCCACGAAATCGAGGTGTTTCCTTATGTAGAAATGCGAGTGGGCAGCTGGACGGTAGCGGTATCGCAGCAGCTGCTACGGGAGATAAGCAAACAGCGGCAGGAGCGCTTGCCCAATGAAACCGGTGGAGTTTTGGTTGGGGTTTTCGATACCCAGCATCGCCGGTTATACATTGTAGACCACATTTCCTCTCCCACGGATAGTCAAGAATGGCCAACGGCCTACTACCGGGGTGTGGAAGGCGTACCGGAGGAGTTGACTCGAATCAGCGAATGCACGGGGCGCCAGGTGGTATACGTCGGCGAATGGCATTCCCATCCGGACCGGTGCAGCGTACGGCCCAGTGAGGATGACAAAGAGTTGTTCGCTTACCTGCAGCACGAACGCCTGACAGACGGGTTACCAGCGGTAATGGCCATTGCTGGGGAGCATGGTACTACGGGATGGTACGTAGCCGATATTGCAGCTGGTGCAGAGCATCGCCTACCAATTTAG